One stretch of Pedobacter riviphilus DNA includes these proteins:
- a CDS encoding RagB/SusD family nutrient uptake outer membrane protein: MKSTEILFQNKKKPGLMGFATILMLSLVLLGSCKKYLDIVPDNVATIDNAFTLRSEAEKYLFTCYSFLPKDGEPLYNMGFMAGDEIWSNIEEREFISYGWRIARGSQNADNPLMDAWNGRYQGGGYNDNFGLYKAIRTCNIFLDNVQDQTKVPDLKLDERQRWIAEVKFLKAYYNFLLLRMYGPIPIVDKNLNLDASVEEVRIKRMPFDDCVNYVNNLLDEATTNLPMIITDRTNELGRITKPIALAIKARLLLTAASPLFNGNTDYAGFRDKDGVALFNTTYDANKWIKAKDAAKAAVDAAESAGFKLYQFPGSQFKLSDSTLRQLTIRGALTERVAQNSEHVWANPNSLSSFMQQVAMPRLMKGSDPIPVGSARQQLAPPIKIAEMFYSKNGVPINEDKTLDFSNRYTIRKAVKAERFYIKEGYNTARLNFDREPRFYADLAFDGATWYKYDSPSGSDENTYTVEAKSTQLAGANNFGWYNETGYFVKKVVDWNMSQSNSGATYRTYAWPEVRLADLYLMYAEALNETLSSPSSDVYNYINKIRTRAGLQSVETSWTNYSTNPSKYTTKDGMRQIIQQERLIEMAFEGSRYWDIRRWKRAAEMFNQPITAWSVNQPDEQSYYRVRTVLNQNFIAPRDYLWPIRTYDLTVNPNLVQNPGW; this comes from the coding sequence ATGAAAAGTACCGAAATATTATTTCAAAATAAAAAGAAGCCTGGTTTAATGGGGTTTGCCACCATTTTAATGCTGAGTTTAGTTTTATTGGGCTCGTGTAAAAAGTATCTGGATATCGTTCCTGATAACGTGGCCACAATAGACAATGCATTTACCTTAAGAAGTGAGGCAGAAAAGTATTTATTTACCTGTTATTCCTTTTTGCCTAAAGACGGCGAACCATTATATAATATGGGGTTTATGGCTGGGGATGAAATCTGGTCAAATATAGAAGAGCGGGAATTTATCTCCTATGGTTGGCGTATAGCCAGAGGTAGCCAGAATGCCGACAATCCATTAATGGATGCATGGAATGGACGTTATCAGGGAGGAGGATATAATGATAACTTTGGTTTATACAAAGCGATCAGAACTTGTAATATTTTCTTGGATAATGTACAGGATCAAACCAAAGTTCCGGATCTTAAATTGGATGAAAGACAGCGCTGGATTGCAGAAGTAAAATTTTTAAAAGCATATTATAACTTTTTGCTGCTGCGTATGTATGGCCCGATTCCAATCGTAGATAAAAATCTGAATCTTGATGCATCTGTTGAGGAAGTAAGGATTAAAAGGATGCCTTTTGATGATTGTGTAAATTATGTGAATAATTTGTTGGATGAAGCGACAACCAACTTACCCATGATTATTACCGATAGGACCAATGAGCTGGGACGTATTACAAAACCTATCGCACTTGCAATTAAGGCTAGATTACTCCTCACAGCGGCAAGCCCGTTGTTTAATGGAAATACAGATTATGCAGGCTTCAGGGATAAAGATGGAGTTGCCCTTTTTAATACTACATACGATGCTAATAAATGGATAAAGGCTAAGGATGCGGCAAAAGCTGCGGTAGATGCAGCCGAAAGTGCAGGATTTAAATTATATCAATTTCCTGGGTCACAGTTTAAATTATCTGACAGTACATTGAGGCAGCTTACCATCAGAGGAGCTTTGACGGAAAGAGTTGCTCAAAATTCTGAGCATGTTTGGGCTAACCCAAATAGTTTATCATCATTTATGCAACAGGTAGCTATGCCACGTTTAATGAAAGGTTCAGATCCGATCCCGGTAGGATCAGCCAGACAACAATTAGCGCCGCCTATTAAGATTGCAGAGATGTTTTATTCAAAAAACGGAGTACCTATCAATGAAGATAAAACACTCGATTTCAGTAATCGCTATACTATTAGGAAAGCGGTAAAAGCTGAGCGTTTTTACATCAAAGAAGGGTATAATACTGCAAGATTAAATTTTGACAGAGAGCCACGTTTCTATGCCGATTTAGCATTTGACGGCGCTACCTGGTACAAATATGACAGCCCTTCAGGCTCTGATGAAAATACCTATACTGTTGAAGCAAAATCTACACAATTGGCCGGCGCAAATAACTTTGGCTGGTATAATGAAACTGGTTATTTTGTTAAGAAAGTGGTGGATTGGAATATGTCGCAAAGCAACAGCGGGGCAACATACAGAACTTATGCATGGCCGGAGGTCCGTTTAGCAGATTTATATCTGATGTATGCGGAAGCATTAAATGAGACTTTGTCAAGTCCTTCTTCTGATGTATATAATTATATTAATAAAATCAGAACCAGGGCAGGTTTACAAAGTGTAGAAACATCATGGACGAACTATTCAACCAATCCATCAAAATATACCACTAAAGATGGTATGCGCCAGATTATTCAACAGGAGCGTTTAATTGAAATGGCTTTTGAAGGTAGCCGCTATTGGGACATCAGAAGGTGGAAACGTGCAGCCGAGATGTTTAACCAGCCCATTACAGCATGGAGTGTAAACCAGCCTGACGAGCAGTCTTATTATCGTGTGAGAACGGTATTAAATCAGAATTTTATAGCACCGCGTGATTATTTGTGGCCAATTAGAACTTATGATTTGACAGTTAACCCTAATCTGGTACAAAACCCTGGATGGTAA
- a CDS encoding SusC/RagA family TonB-linked outer membrane protein → MRKIYKKKAQNSGCLFFRGSVFRTLVGIIMFTGFCFSASAQSEVTVKGVVRDTVGGLPGVNVKVSGSSRGISTDDQGRYTIKVAKSGKLLFSLVGYKAVTKSIADYEHGSDGVYTISVVLKPDANTLNDVAVVGFGTQKKTSVISSITSINPKELKGPTSNLTTMLAGRVAGMIAYQRSGEPGADNASFFIRGLGSFGAGKQDPLILIDGVESTQNDMARLQPDDIASFNVLKDATASAVYGARGANGVLLILTKAGQAGETKYFFRAETSLSGNTKNFKFADNVTYMKLANEAALTRSRLAILPYLQTKIDATAAGENPLLYPNNNWIKELIKDYTFNQRYNMNVTGGGSKASYYISGTYNIDNGVLKVADLNNFNSNIKLRNYSLRSTVNINLTNTTEAIVRVYGQFDDYRGPVGGFDDKGNKINGGQKIFNQALWSNPVMFPAVYPASYQPYSKHPLFGNAISPSGSLYINPYAEMVKGYQDNNSSTLQTQIELKQDLKGVLPGLSARLMSYVIRYSYFDIARNYNPFYYSAVPNPAGGDIMLNLLNSGAPPTYGLTGTEYLNYSEGTKSLNSTFYTEVAVNYNHTFKEKHAVTGMLITNMRNYLAANAGSLQLSLPSRNQGVSGRATYGYDNRYLAEFNFGYNGSERFAANNRFGFFPSFGLGYLISNEKFFKPLSKVLSNVKLRATYGITGNDQIGRTQDRFFYLSEVNMNNGDFGGTFGENNFYYKNGISISRYANPLITWEKSKQLNLGLDMTLFDALSLNIDVYKQNRSNILTDRVYVPSTMGLQAAVKANTNEMESRGVDFSANYNKSFGNGMYLQLRGNLTYATNKILINDEPAYNTNEAYRSRVGLPSTQTFGYIAERLFVDDAEAKNSPVQFAGKPGLDYGGGDLKYRDVNGDGIISEADAVPIGLPQAPEIIYGFGGTFGFKGFDISAFFQGSARSSFFINPQNISPFVFNGGSQNGLLDVIAKSHWSEENRDIYAFWPRLSDKFIANNNQTSTWWMRNGSFLRLKTVEIGYNLPTRIQNKLGIKATRFYLNASNPTAFSSFSLWDVEMGGNGLGYPVQTVYNLGVSLSF, encoded by the coding sequence ATGAGAAAAATCTACAAAAAGAAGGCTCAAAATTCGGGCTGTTTATTTTTCCGTGGAAGCGTTTTCCGAACGCTTGTGGGCATAATAATGTTCACGGGCTTTTGTTTTTCTGCTTCTGCACAAAGTGAAGTAACTGTTAAGGGGGTGGTGAGAGATACTGTAGGCGGTTTACCCGGGGTAAACGTTAAGGTATCTGGATCAAGCCGTGGAATATCCACAGATGATCAGGGGCGCTATACCATTAAGGTTGCAAAATCTGGAAAATTACTTTTTAGCTTAGTGGGATACAAAGCAGTAACAAAAAGCATTGCTGACTATGAACATGGAAGTGATGGAGTATATACTATTAGCGTAGTATTAAAGCCGGATGCGAATACACTTAATGACGTTGCTGTGGTTGGTTTTGGTACACAGAAAAAAACCAGTGTGATCAGTTCCATCACTTCCATTAACCCAAAAGAGCTAAAAGGACCAACCAGTAACCTGACAACAATGCTGGCAGGAAGAGTGGCTGGTATGATTGCTTATCAACGTAGCGGTGAACCAGGTGCAGATAATGCGTCTTTTTTTATTCGGGGGTTGGGTAGTTTCGGTGCAGGTAAGCAAGATCCGTTAATTTTGATTGATGGTGTAGAATCTACTCAAAATGATATGGCACGTTTACAGCCTGATGATATTGCCTCATTCAACGTGTTGAAGGATGCAACTGCTTCAGCAGTTTATGGGGCCAGGGGTGCAAATGGTGTACTTTTGATTTTAACAAAAGCAGGACAGGCTGGAGAAACCAAATATTTTTTCCGTGCTGAAACTTCATTATCCGGCAATACGAAAAATTTCAAATTCGCAGATAATGTTACTTATATGAAACTGGCTAACGAAGCAGCTTTGACCAGGAGTAGATTGGCGATATTGCCTTACCTGCAGACTAAAATTGATGCTACGGCGGCTGGTGAGAATCCGCTTTTATATCCTAATAACAACTGGATAAAAGAGTTAATTAAGGATTATACATTTAACCAACGTTATAATATGAACGTAACGGGTGGTGGAAGTAAAGCAAGCTATTATATTTCGGGTACTTATAATATTGATAATGGGGTACTGAAAGTGGCAGATCTCAATAATTTCAATAGTAACATCAAACTTAGAAACTATTCATTGAGATCTACGGTTAATATAAACCTAACCAACACTACGGAAGCTATTGTGAGGGTTTATGGTCAGTTTGATGATTACAGAGGCCCGGTTGGCGGTTTTGATGATAAGGGAAATAAAATCAATGGCGGTCAGAAGATTTTTAATCAGGCACTTTGGTCAAATCCGGTGATGTTCCCTGCAGTTTATCCTGCAAGTTATCAGCCCTATTCCAAACATCCTCTATTCGGTAACGCAATTTCTCCTAGTGGATCACTTTATATTAATCCTTACGCAGAAATGGTGAAAGGATATCAGGATAACAATTCTTCAACCTTACAAACACAAATTGAACTAAAGCAAGATTTAAAAGGGGTACTACCAGGTTTAAGTGCGCGACTGATGTCTTACGTAATCCGGTATTCCTATTTTGATATTGCGCGCAATTATAATCCTTTTTACTATTCAGCTGTTCCTAATCCGGCAGGTGGAGATATTATGCTCAACTTATTAAATAGTGGTGCACCTCCAACATATGGACTTACAGGAACAGAATATCTTAATTATTCAGAAGGAACTAAAAGTTTAAACTCTACTTTTTATACAGAAGTAGCTGTAAATTATAATCATACTTTTAAAGAGAAACACGCGGTAACCGGAATGTTGATTACCAATATGAGGAATTATCTGGCTGCAAATGCAGGAAGTCTTCAGTTGTCGTTGCCATCCCGTAATCAGGGCGTGTCCGGACGTGCAACTTATGGATATGATAATCGCTATCTGGCAGAATTCAATTTTGGTTATAATGGATCGGAGCGTTTTGCTGCAAATAATCGTTTTGGTTTCTTTCCATCATTTGGTTTGGGTTATTTGATCTCAAATGAAAAATTCTTCAAGCCATTGAGCAAAGTATTAAGCAATGTAAAATTAAGAGCCACTTATGGGATAACCGGTAATGATCAAATTGGAAGAACTCAGGATCGTTTCTTCTATCTTTCAGAGGTAAACATGAATAATGGAGATTTTGGCGGAACATTTGGAGAGAATAACTTTTATTATAAAAATGGTATCTCTATTTCTCGTTATGCAAATCCTTTAATCACATGGGAAAAATCTAAGCAACTCAATCTTGGTTTGGACATGACCCTGTTTGATGCATTAAGTCTCAATATTGATGTATATAAACAAAACCGCTCAAATATTTTAACAGATAGGGTATATGTGCCAAGTACAATGGGACTTCAGGCGGCAGTTAAGGCCAATACCAATGAGATGGAAAGCAGGGGAGTTGACTTTTCGGCTAATTATAACAAGTCTTTTGGAAACGGTATGTATTTGCAGTTAAGAGGTAATCTTACCTATGCTACTAATAAAATCTTAATCAACGATGAGCCTGCTTATAATACAAATGAGGCATACCGCTCCCGTGTAGGACTACCAAGTACGCAAACTTTTGGATATATCGCAGAAAGGCTATTTGTTGACGATGCTGAAGCCAAAAATTCACCTGTGCAGTTTGCCGGTAAACCTGGACTTGATTACGGTGGTGGTGATCTCAAATACAGAGATGTAAATGGGGACGGTATCATATCAGAAGCGGATGCTGTGCCTATCGGACTACCACAAGCACCAGAAATTATTTATGGTTTTGGAGGAACATTTGGCTTTAAAGGTTTTGATATCTCTGCTTTTTTCCAAGGTTCTGCCCGTTCATCATTTTTTATCAATCCGCAAAATATTTCTCCTTTTGTATTTAACGGAGGTTCGCAAAATGGTCTTCTTGATGTGATTGCCAAGAGCCATTGGAGTGAAGAAAATCGTGATATATATGCATTCTGGCCACGATTGAGCGATAAATTTATTGCTAATAATAATCAAACATCAACCTGGTGGATGCGTAATGGATCATTTTTAAGATTAAAAACGGTAGAGATTGGTTATAATCTTCCAACTAGAATCCAAAACAAACTTGGAATCAAGGCTACCCGGTTTTATTTAAATGCCAGTAATCCTACCGCATTTAGTTCATTTAGCTTATGGGATGTCGAAATGGGTGGAAACGGTTTAGGTTACCCTGTACAAACGGTATACAATTTAGGTGTGAGTTTAAGTTTTTAA